The genomic segment TGTACTGGGACAGTTCGGCGGTCATCTCGGACGTTGTCTTCGTGGCGGCGACGCCCTTTCTATCGGCGCTGTGAAACCCTTAGTAAAACCGCAATGCCTGCCGGAAAAACTCATCCCCGCCTACCACAATCATTGGGACATCGGCGTCCTGTATGGGCCCCACGGCGCACCGGATTTCTTCCAGCCCGAATCCATTGAAATGCTCTTTTCTACGGACTGGGAGGTGCATTATAACTCCAACCGACTGGGCATCCGTCTGCTGGGACCAAAACCCTCATGGACCCGCAGCGACGGCGGCGAAGCGGGGTTGCATCCCAGTAATATTCATGACTGTGAATACGCTATCGGCAGCATCAATTTCACGGGCGATATGCCCATTATTCTGGGCCATGACGGACCCAGTCTGGGCGGCTTTGTCTGTCCTGCGACCATTGCCAAAGCCGAATTATGGAAGGTGGGTCAGGTAAAACCCGGCGATACCATTCGCTTCCACGTCATGCAGTTTGACGAAGCACTGGCACTGGAAAAAGCACGGGATGCGCAGATCGCTTCATTATGCGCCACCCCTGTTGAAGCCATTCATAAACTGGAGGAAATCAGTGATGCCATTCTCGTTCAACTGCCTGCCCAAGGCGATGCCCCGCAGATAACCTATCGTCAGTCGGGCGATCATTACATTCTCATCGAATACGGCCCCAACGTACTGGATTTACGTTTCCGTTTCCGCATTTATGGCCTGATGGAAGAACTCAAAGCCCATCCCGTGGCCGGTTTGCTGGAACAGTCGCCGGGAGTGCGGTCGCTGCAGATTCGCTATGACAGTCGGGTTATCACTCAGAAACAACTGCTTGATAAACTGCTGGAAGCCGAACAGCGTATTCCGCCCATCGAATCCATGACATTAAATACCCGCGTGATTCATCTGCCGCTGGCCTTCGAGGATTCGGCCACATTGGATGCCGTCTGTCGTTATCGTCAATCCGTACGGGATACCGCCCCATGGTTACCCAACAATGTGGATTTTATCCAGCGTATCAACGGGCTTTCCAGCCGTGAAGAAGTGCGGGATATCGTCTTCGATGCCAGCTATATGGTGCTGGGACTGGGCGACGTCTATCTGGGTGCTCCCTGTGCCGTACCTGTAGATCCGCGACATCGTCTGGTGACGTCGAAATACAATCCCGCCCGCACGTTTACCGCCGAAGGAACCGTAGGTATCGGTGGGGTGTATATGTGCATTTACGGTATGGATTCGCCGGGCGGGTATCAGCTGGTAGGTCGGACTCTTCCCATCTGGAATAAGTTTATGAAGAATCCAGACTTCAAGGATGGCTGTCCATGGCTATTGCGCTTCTTCGATCAGGTGCGTTTCTATCCCGTGGAAGAAGCCGAATTGTTACATATGCGGGAAGCCTTCCGCGAAGGACAGCTCACCATAAAAATGGAGGAAGAGCCTTTCAGTCTGGCGCAATATAACGCGTTGCTGACCGAGGAAGCCGACAGTATTTCCGCTTTTCAATCGCGTCAGAAAGAAGCCTTCACCCAAGAGGTAGCCCTCTGGAATCAGCAGGAAGATGCGTCACCGGTTCTCAACGAACCCGAACCGGCAGAAGAGATTGATGACATCGACGGTGTCGTTCTTACATCGGATATTCATGCCAATGTATGGAAACTGCTGGTCGAAGTCGGGCAGGAAGTCAAACAGGACGACCCCGTCATCATTCTGGAAGCGATGAAAATGGAAATCACTGTGCGGGCTCCCGTTTCCGGCGTCATCCAATCTATTCATTGCACCACTGGAAAACAGGTACTCAATGGCACGCCCCTGCTGGCTGTCAAGGAATAGGACTTCCTGGATGAAATCCACGCGGTATTGTGACGAACAGATGGCGAGAAAACAAAGATTGCTTTGTGCCTGTCGATTAGATAAATACGTTGCTTTTAACAAAAAGCAGGAGCAATAGAATGAAAGCAAAGTGGTTGGTTTTGGCATCATGTATACTGTCTGTGCTGATGATTTCCGGTAATGTCGTGCGTGCCGGCGGTGATTTTCTGGCTAAGGCAAAGGATCAGGGATTTTTTGTACTGGGTTTGGATGATTCATTTCCCCCTATGGGATTTCGCGAAAAGGGCTCACAGGAAATTGTCGGATTTGATATCGATCTGGCGAAAGAAGTGGGGCGTCGCATGGGTCTGGAAGTCAAATTGCGTCCGGTTGAATGGGACGGTGTGGTCATGAGCCTGATGAAAGGTGATATTGACGTGATCTGGAACGGCATGACCATTACGGAAGAGCGTAAGGCTAAAATCAATTTTACCAAGCCCTATTTAAATAACCGTCAGATCATCATAGTGAACGATACCGACATTCAGACCAAAGACGACATGGCGGATAAAGTGGTCGGAATCCAGATGGGCAGCAGTGCTGACGCGGCCTTATCTTCAGATGCCGCGTTACTGAAATCATTGAAAGATGTACGCAAATACGAAAACAATACCTTGGCTCTCATGGATTTGAAAGCCGGACGAGTGGATGCAGTGGTGCTCGACGAAATCGTAGGTCGTTATTACATTTCAAAAGATGCTGGATCATCCTTCAAGGTGCTTGATGAAGGCTTGGCCAATGAAGAATATGGCGTCGGTGTCCGCAAGAAAAACACCGCATTTCTTGCTGAACTGAATAAACAATTGGATGCCGTGAAACAGTCTCCAGAAGGTGATGCAATTTCCAAAAAATGGTTCGGTGCCAACGTTTGGAACCGCTAAACTGGATGGACTGTTCTTATGTTTGCAGAAGTAGTAGAGTCCATTCGATATTTGTCCATCGGCTGTTTGCTGACGCTTAAGCTGTATGTGGTGACGATTGTTCTGGCGATTCCGCTGGGGTTTATCTTGGCACTGCTGAAAATATCGCCATTCAAACCACTGCGCATGCTGATTGGACTCTATACGTGGGTGTTCCGCGGAACGCCGCTGCTCCTGCAATTGTTCTTTACGTATTACGGCCTGTCCATGTGGGGCATCTCATTGTCGCCCTTCATGGCGGCCGTGATTACGTTTGTCATCAATTACGGGGCATATCTGACGGAAATTTATCGGGCGGGGATTGAATCCATTGATTCTGGTCAGTATGAGGCCGCCAAGGCACTGCATATGAGCTATGGACAAACGATGCGCCGTATTGTTGTACCTCAGGTGATTCGGCGCACCCTGCCACCAACGTGCAATGAGGCGATCAACCTCGTGAAGGACACCGCACTGGTGGCGGTGATCGGCATGGCGGATCTGCTGCGCTGTGCCAAAGAAATTTTCACGAGGGATTTCTCTGTGGTGCCCTTTATTGTGGCCGCCGCTTTCTATCTGGTGATCAGTTCCGTGCTGGTTACGTTGTTTAAACGACTTGAAACTCGGTATTCGCTGTATGAATAATGATGCCAGCCAAGAGATGCTCCGCCTTGAAAAGGTGAAAAAGAAATTTGGAAGCAACGTCGTCCTGAAAGGGATTGATCTGCGTGTTACCAAAAGCGAAGTCATTGCGCTGATCGGCCCTTCGGGATCGGGGAAAAGCACCTTGCTGCGCTGTCTGAACGGACTGGAGAATATTAGCGACGGCTCCATTTTTATTGAAGGTGTCGAAGTTGCCCGCGGACGGAGTGGACACCATGTACACCTTCCGGTTCGGCAAACTCGCCCCGCGATGCAAAAGACCGGCATGGTATTCCAGCATTTCAACCTGTTCCCTCATCTAACCGTTTTGCAAAATGTGATCGAAGCCCCCATACGCGTTCTGGGATTATCCAGGGAAGAAGCTGTTGACCGCGCCGAAAAGTTGCTGGTCAAAGTGGGGCTGCTGGATAAAAAAGATGCTTTCCCCAGTCGCATTTCCGGGGGACAGAAACAGCGAGTCGCCATTGCCCGGGCACTGGCCATGGAACCCGACATCATGCTCTTCGATGAACCGACCTCCGCACTGGATCCCGAGCTTATCGGAGAAGTGGTGGCCGTGATGGAAGAACTGGCTCTGGAACATATGACCATGCTGGTGGTCACCCATGACATGCAGTTTGCACGCAAAGCGGCGACGCGTGTTTTATTTCTGGACGGCGGGCATATCGTTGCAGACGAACCGCCTGCGAAGTTTTTCAGTGAATCGGAACATTCTCGCATTCGTACGTTCATCGAGCGGATTGAGAATCGATAACGATCTGAATACCGCACACGTGATATCCCGACAACCTGCGCGGACGGCAGTTCGCGCCATTTCCATTCGGTGTTCAGCCATCCAGTGTGCTGACCACGCGTTATACAAACACACATTTGCCTGTCAAAGATTGTCATTTGACATCACGGACGATCTCCGCTAGGTTCTTTTCCTATTTTTATTTTTCAGACCCGTATAAGTAACATATTGGAGATACAATAATGAAAGTAACAGTCGTTGGTACTGGTTATGTTGGACTTGTCACTGGCACCTGCTTTGCAGAGCTCGGTCATGAGGTGCTTTGTGTAGACAACAATCCAGAAAAAGTGGAGATGCTTCGTCGTCTGGAAATGCCCATTTATGAAGACGGATTAGAAGACATGGTCAAACGCAACGTAGAAGCGGGGCGTCTAGATTTTACACATGATATTAAAGAAGGCACCGCCTTTGCTGAAGTTATTTTTGTAGCCGTGGGAACCCCGCCCACCAAAAGCGGCGAAGCCAATCTTTCCTATGTAGAACAGGTGGGCCGTGAAGTCGCAGAGAATATGACATCCTATCGCCTGCTCGTTGAAAAGAGTACGGTGCCCGTCAATACCAGTGCGCAGCTGAAACGAACGATTTCAAAATATCTGAAAGCCGATTTAACTTTCGACGTGGCCTCCAATCCAGAGTTTTTACGCGAGGGACGCGCTATTCCTGACGCACTGAATCCCACGCGCATCGTTGTCGGAGTGGAATCCAAACGGGCATCCAAACTATTGAATGAGCTCTACGCCCCCGTCATTGAACGTAGCGGATGCCGACTGATCGAAATGGATATCGCCAGTGCAGAACTGACAAAACATGCATCCAATTCCTTTTTGGCATTGAAAATCTCCTATATCAACGCGGTCAGCCGGGTATGTGAAATGACCGGGGCCAACGTGGAAAAGGTGGCGGAAGGAATGGGTCTGGATGACCGCATCGGTCCTAAATTCCTCAATGCCGGGGTCGGTTACGGCGGCTCCTGCTTCCCAAAAGATGTGGATGCCTTTGTACATATTTCGGAAGACATCGGCTATGATTTCGCGTTGCTGAAAGAAGTGCAGAAGATCAATAAAGATCAGCGCGCTCATGTCTTTTCGAAAATCAAACAGGAACTCTGGGTGCTGGAGAATAAAACCATCGCCATTCTGGGTCTGGCATTCAAGCCGGGTACGGATGATTATCGCGAAGCACCATCCCTGTACTTTGTGGAAAAACTGGCTGAAAACAATGCGAATCTCAAATTATGGGATCCCGTTGCTGAAAAGCATTTTTCACGGGAATTCCCTGATTTCACCTACTGTCAGGATATTTATGAATGTGCTAAAGATGCAGATCTGCTGTTGATTATGACCGAATGGCCGGAAGTAACCGGTATGGATCTGGATAAAATGAAAAGCGTCATGAAAACACCCGTTCTCATTGACGGAAGAAACATCCTTGATCCGCAAACGGCGAAAGATGCCGGATTTATTTATCATTCCGTCGGCAGATAACATGCAGCCCGAACGGCGCGTAACCCTTCTTACTGATTTCGGTCTCAGGGATGGGTACGTGGCTGCAATGAAGGGCGTATTGCTTCACGAATGCGGGCAGGCGGATATCATTGACGCCTGCCACGCTATTCCACCGCAGGATGTGAAACACGCTTCGTGGGTGATTTCGCAGTACGCGCCTTTTTTCCCACTTCAAACCCTGCATGTGGCCGTTGTAGATCCCGGCGTGGGAACGGCACGGCGCATATTTGCAGGTCGAATCGACCATCAGTTCTACCTTGCACCGGAT from the Spartobacteria bacterium genome contains:
- the uca gene encoding urea carboxylase, which encodes MFTSVLVANRGEIAVRILKTLKRLNIDSVAVYSEADTFSPHVAMATKSVYLGASEPTESYLRGDRMIDIAKEHGAQAIIPGYGFLSENADFAEECAKNGIVFVGPHHEQMRDFGLKHRARELALQANIPLVPGSGLLTSLDEAIETANELGYPLMLKSTAGGGGIGLTKVTCEEELIHAYESVRRLSQNFFKNDGVFLERFIDHARHIEVQIFGDGEGHIAILGERDCSSQRRNQKVIEETPAHGISDAARSAMHAAARKLGESVAYRSAGTVEFIYDTASDAFYFLEVNTRLQVEHPVTEEVFGIDLVEWMLKTAANHPLELDQPWIPQGASIEVRIYAEDPTQNFTPSPGIISKVSFPTDVRVDSWISDGTDVSPYYDPMLAKLIVKGKNRAEALRKMSQALESTELYGNANNIDYLREIIASDTFQSGRMTTRVLDALSFQKQGIEILTPGTYTTIQDYPGRVGYWDIGVPPSGPVDDYAFRMANSLVGNPDDAAGIECTLTGPTLRFHSGSRIALTGAPSGATLDGEPAPFWQTIDVQAGQVLKLGKVTSGCRTYIAVAGGIDVPAYLGSKSTFVLGQFGGHLGRCLRGGDALSIGAVKPLVKPQCLPEKLIPAYHNHWDIGVLYGPHGAPDFFQPESIEMLFSTDWEVHYNSNRLGIRLLGPKPSWTRSDGGEAGLHPSNIHDCEYAIGSINFTGDMPIILGHDGPSLGGFVCPATIAKAELWKVGQVKPGDTIRFHVMQFDEALALEKARDAQIASLCATPVEAIHKLEEISDAILVQLPAQGDAPQITYRQSGDHYILIEYGPNVLDLRFRFRIYGLMEELKAHPVAGLLEQSPGVRSLQIRYDSRVITQKQLLDKLLEAEQRIPPIESMTLNTRVIHLPLAFEDSATLDAVCRYRQSVRDTAPWLPNNVDFIQRINGLSSREEVRDIVFDASYMVLGLGDVYLGAPCAVPVDPRHRLVTSKYNPARTFTAEGTVGIGGVYMCIYGMDSPGGYQLVGRTLPIWNKFMKNPDFKDGCPWLLRFFDQVRFYPVEEAELLHMREAFREGQLTIKMEEEPFSLAQYNALLTEEADSISAFQSRQKEAFTQEVALWNQQEDASPVLNEPEPAEEIDDIDGVVLTSDIHANVWKLLVEVGQEVKQDDPVIILEAMKMEITVRAPVSGVIQSIHCTTGKQVLNGTPLLAVKE
- a CDS encoding amino acid ABC transporter substrate-binding protein — encoded protein: MKAKWLVLASCILSVLMISGNVVRAGGDFLAKAKDQGFFVLGLDDSFPPMGFREKGSQEIVGFDIDLAKEVGRRMGLEVKLRPVEWDGVVMSLMKGDIDVIWNGMTITEERKAKINFTKPYLNNRQIIIVNDTDIQTKDDMADKVVGIQMGSSADAALSSDAALLKSLKDVRKYENNTLALMDLKAGRVDAVVLDEIVGRYYISKDAGSSFKVLDEGLANEEYGVGVRKKNTAFLAELNKQLDAVKQSPEGDAISKKWFGANVWNR
- a CDS encoding amino acid ABC transporter permease, giving the protein MFAEVVESIRYLSIGCLLTLKLYVVTIVLAIPLGFILALLKISPFKPLRMLIGLYTWVFRGTPLLLQLFFTYYGLSMWGISLSPFMAAVITFVINYGAYLTEIYRAGIESIDSGQYEAAKALHMSYGQTMRRIVVPQVIRRTLPPTCNEAINLVKDTALVAVIGMADLLRCAKEIFTRDFSVVPFIVAAAFYLVISSVLVTLFKRLETRYSLYE
- a CDS encoding amino acid ABC transporter ATP-binding protein; this translates as MLRLEKVKKKFGSNVVLKGIDLRVTKSEVIALIGPSGSGKSTLLRCLNGLENISDGSIFIEGVEVARGRSGHHVHLPVRQTRPAMQKTGMVFQHFNLFPHLTVLQNVIEAPIRVLGLSREEAVDRAEKLLVKVGLLDKKDAFPSRISGGQKQRVAIARALAMEPDIMLFDEPTSALDPELIGEVVAVMEELALEHMTMLVVTHDMQFARKAATRVLFLDGGHIVADEPPAKFFSESEHSRIRTFIERIENR
- a CDS encoding UDP-glucose/GDP-mannose dehydrogenase family protein, with the translated sequence MKVTVVGTGYVGLVTGTCFAELGHEVLCVDNNPEKVEMLRRLEMPIYEDGLEDMVKRNVEAGRLDFTHDIKEGTAFAEVIFVAVGTPPTKSGEANLSYVEQVGREVAENMTSYRLLVEKSTVPVNTSAQLKRTISKYLKADLTFDVASNPEFLREGRAIPDALNPTRIVVGVESKRASKLLNELYAPVIERSGCRLIEMDIASAELTKHASNSFLALKISYINAVSRVCEMTGANVEKVAEGMGLDDRIGPKFLNAGVGYGGSCFPKDVDAFVHISEDIGYDFALLKEVQKINKDQRAHVFSKIKQELWVLENKTIAILGLAFKPGTDDYREAPSLYFVEKLAENNANLKLWDPVAEKHFSREFPDFTYCQDIYECAKDADLLLIMTEWPEVTGMDLDKMKSVMKTPVLIDGRNILDPQTAKDAGFIYHSVGR